In a genomic window of Streptomyces sp. SJL17-4:
- a CDS encoding AarF/ABC1/UbiB kinase family protein encodes MSDLPRKAVTRTAKLAALPLGFAGRATWGLGKRIGGRSAELVARELQQRTAEQLFKVLGELKGGAMKFGQALSVFESALPEEVAGPYRAALTKLQDAAPPMPTRTVHAVLEERLGAEWRELFLEFEDKPAAAASIGQVHRAVWHDGREVAVKVQYPGAGEALLSDLTQLSRFARLLGPLIPGMDIKPLITEMRDRVSEELDYALEAAAQQKHAEEFADDPDVLVPAVVHRADQVLVTEWMDGIPLAEVIADGTEEQRDRAGQLLARFLFSGPARTGLLHADPHPGNFRLLPGADEDAGPESWRLGVLDFGTVDRLPGGLPETIGICLRMALEGEAETVYELLRADGFVKKSVALDPDAVLEYLLPIIEPAEAESFLFTRGWMRTQAARIADPRSPAHQLGKQLNLPPSYLLIHRVTLSTIGVLCQLNATVRLRAELEEWLPGFVADRGAATAD; translated from the coding sequence ATGTCTGATCTTCCCCGGAAGGCGGTCACCCGGACCGCCAAGTTGGCCGCGTTGCCACTCGGCTTCGCGGGCCGGGCCACATGGGGCCTGGGCAAGCGGATCGGCGGGAGATCGGCGGAGCTCGTCGCCCGCGAACTCCAGCAGCGCACGGCCGAGCAGCTGTTCAAGGTGCTCGGTGAGCTCAAGGGCGGGGCAATGAAGTTCGGGCAGGCGCTGTCCGTCTTCGAGTCGGCCCTCCCCGAGGAGGTGGCCGGGCCCTATCGGGCGGCCCTGACGAAGCTTCAGGACGCGGCGCCGCCGATGCCGACGCGCACCGTGCACGCCGTCCTCGAGGAGCGGCTGGGCGCGGAGTGGCGGGAGCTGTTCCTGGAGTTCGAGGACAAGCCGGCGGCGGCCGCCTCGATCGGGCAGGTGCACCGGGCCGTGTGGCACGACGGGCGCGAGGTCGCGGTGAAGGTGCAGTACCCGGGCGCCGGGGAGGCACTGCTCTCCGACCTGACGCAGTTGAGCCGCTTCGCCCGGCTGCTCGGCCCGCTGATTCCGGGGATGGACATCAAGCCGCTGATCACCGAGATGCGGGACCGGGTCTCGGAGGAGTTGGACTACGCCCTGGAGGCGGCGGCCCAGCAGAAGCACGCGGAGGAGTTCGCGGACGACCCCGACGTGCTGGTGCCGGCGGTGGTGCACCGGGCGGACCAGGTCCTGGTGACCGAGTGGATGGACGGCATCCCGCTCGCGGAGGTGATCGCGGACGGTACGGAGGAGCAGCGGGACCGGGCGGGACAGCTCCTGGCCCGCTTCCTCTTCTCGGGCCCCGCGCGCACCGGTCTGCTGCACGCCGATCCGCACCCGGGGAACTTCCGGCTGCTTCCGGGCGCCGACGAGGACGCGGGACCGGAGAGCTGGCGGCTCGGGGTGCTCGACTTCGGCACGGTGGACCGGCTCCCGGGCGGGCTACCGGAGACGATCGGCATCTGTCTGCGGATGGCGCTGGAAGGCGAGGCCGAGACCGTCTACGAGCTGCTGCGGGCGGACGGCTTCGTCAAGAAGTCCGTGGCGCTCGACCCCGACGCGGTCCTGGAGTACCTGCTGCCGATCATCGAACCGGCCGAGGCGGAGTCCTTCCTCTTCACCCGCGGCTGGATGCGCACCCAGGCGGCCCGCATCGCCGATCCCCGGTCCCCCGCCCACCAGTTGGGCAAGCAGCTCAACCTGCCGCCCTCGTACCTGCTGATACACCGGGTGACGCTGAGCACCATCGGGGTGCTGTGTCAGTTGAACGCGACGGTACGGCTGCGGGCCGAGCTGGAGGAGTGGCTGCCGGGCTTCGTGGCGGACCGGGGGGCGGCCACCGCCGACTGA